One window of the Eschrichtius robustus isolate mEscRob2 chromosome 13, mEscRob2.pri, whole genome shotgun sequence genome contains the following:
- the P3H3 gene encoding prolyl 3-hydroxylase 3 isoform X3 — protein sequence MFRLLRWLPLLLLLPPPGSPEPPGLAPLSAGAPPQAPDLLYADGLRAYAAGAWAPAVALLREALRSRAALGRARRDCGARCAAEPGAALPAMLPASPGPDSGPGAARSAWEPLLLRAALRRAECLTQCGARRLGPGGAARLRVGSALQDAFRRREPYNYLQRAYYQLKKLDLAAAAAHTFFVANPTHLQMREDMAKYRRMSGVRPQSFRDLETPPYWQAAYDTGLELLGRQEAALALPWLEEALQESLAQVESCRAGCEGPEEQQKEEEEEGGTGSQGGLYEAIAGHWIGVVQCRQRCVEDTATRPGRSFPVPDFLPGQLRRLHEAHAQGNLSQAVENVLSVLLFYPEDEAARKALDQYQAQLGEPRPALGPREDIQRFVLRSLGEKRQLYYAMEHLGASFKDPDPWTPAAFIPEALREKLREDREKRLWDHEPPQPKPLTHWKDVLLLEGVTLTQDARQLNGSERAVLDGLLTPAECGVLLQLAKDAAESGARSGYPAGRRSPHTPHERFEGLTVLKAAQLARAGAVGSQGAQLLLEVSERVRSLTQAYFSPDRPLHLSFTHLVCRSAIEGEQAQRMDLSHPVHADNCVLDPDTGECWREPPAYTYRDYSGLLYLNDDFQGGDLFFTEPNALTVTAQVRPRCGRLVAFSSGVENPHGVWAVTRGRRCTLALWHTWAPEHREQEWTEAKELLQEPEKEEGEELPSRDPAPEPPSHRLQRVQDKAGKPPRVREEL from the exons ATGTTCCGGCTCCTCCGGTGGCTGCCGCtcttgctgctgctgcctcccCCGGGGTCCCCCGAGCCCCCCGGCCTGGCCCCGCTGTCCGCGGGGGCGCCCCCCCAGGCCCCCGACTTGCTCTACGCCGACGGGCTGCGCGCCTACGCGGCGGGGGCCTGGGCGCCGGCGGTGGCCCTGCTGCGGGAGGCGCTGCGCAGCCGGGCGGCGCTGGGCCGCGCGCGGCGGGACTGCGGGGCGCGCTGCGCGGCCGAGCCGGGGGCCGCGCTCCCCGCCATGCTCCCCGCCTCCCCCGGGCCCGACTCCGGGCCGGGAGCGGCGCGGAGCGCCTGGGAGCCGCTGCTCCTCCGCGCCGCGCTCCGGCGCGCCGAGTGCCTGACCCAGTGCGGGGCGCGGAGGCTGGGTCCGGGGGGCGCGGCGCGGCTCCGAGTGGGGAGCGCGCTCCAGGACGCCTTCCGCCGCCGGGAGCCCTACAACTACCTGCAGAGGGCCTACTACCAG CTGAAGAAGTTGGACCTGGCAGCAGCCGCAGCGCACACCTTCTTTGTGGCCAACCCAACGCACCTTCAGATGCGAGAGGACATGGCTAAGTACAGACGGATGTCCGGGGTCCGGCCCCAGAGCTTCCGGGACCTGGAGACGCCCCCATACTGG CAGGCAGCCTATGACACCGGCCTGGAGCTGCTGGGGCGCCAGGAAGCAGCACTGGCACTGCCCTGGCTAGAGGAGGCCCTGCAGGAGAGCCTGGCCCAGGTGGAGAGCTGCCGGGCTGGCTGCGAGGGGCCTGAGgagcagcagaaggaagaagaggaggagggggggacCGGGAGCCAGGGAGGCCTGTATGAGGCCATCGCAG GGCACTGGATAGGGGTCGTGCAGTGCCGGCAGCGCTGTGTGGAGGACACGGCCACACGTCCTGGTCGCAGCTTCCCTGTCCCAGACTTCCTTCCCGGCCAGCTGAGGCGGCTGCACGAGGCCCATGCTCAGG GGAATCTGTCCCAGGCTGTGGAAAATGTGCTGAGCGTCCTCCTCTTCTACCCGGAGGATGAGGCTGCCAGGAAAGCTCTGGACCAGTACCAGGCGCAGCTGGGAGAGCCGAGACCTGCCCTCGGGCCAAGAGAG GACATCCAGCGCTTCGTCCTTCGATCCCTGGGGGAGAAGAGACAGCTCTACTATGCCATGGAGCACCTGGGGGCCAGCTTCAAGGATCCC GATCCCTGGACCCCAGCAGCTTTCATCCCTGAGGCCCTTAGAGAAAAACTCAG AGAGGATCGGGAGAAGAGGCTGTGGGACCATGAGCCTCCACAGCCGAAGCCCTTGACTCACTGGAAGG ATGTCCTCCTCCTGGAGGGGGTAACCCTGACCCAGGACGCGAGGCAGCTGAATGGGTCGGAGCGAGCGGTGCTGGACGGGCTGCTCACCCCAGCCGAGTGCGGGGTGCTCCTGCAGCTGGCCAAG GACGCGGCTGAGTCTGGAGCCAGGTCCGGCTATCCGGCTGGCCGCCGCTCCCCACACACTCCCCACGAACGCTTCGAGGGGCTCACGGTGCTCAAGGCCGCCCAG CTGGCCCGGGCTGGGGCTGTGGGTAGTCAGGGCGCCCAGCTGCTTCTGGAGGTGAGCGAGCGCGTGCGGAGCCTGACACAGGCCTACTTCTCCCCGGACCGGCCCCTGCACCTCTCCTTCACCCACCTGGTGTGCCGTAGTGCCATAGAAG GAGAGCAGGCGCAGCGCATGGACCTGAGCCACCCGGTGCACGCAGACAACTGTGTCCTGGACCCTGACACCGGGGAGTGCTGGCGGGAGCCCCCGGCCTACACCTACCGAGACTACAG cggACTCCTCTACCTCAACGATGACTTCCAGGGCGGGGACCTGTTCTTCACAGAGCCCAACGCCCTCACCGTCACG GCGCAGGTCCGTCCTCGCTGCGGGCGCCTCGTGGCCTTCAGCTCCGGCGTGGAGAATCCCCACGGTGTGTGGGCCGTGACGCGGGGGCGGCGCTGCACCCTGGCGCTGTGGCACACGTGGGCCCCTGAGCACAGGGAGCAG GAGTGGACAGAAGCCAAAGAGCTACTGCAGGAaccagagaaggaggagggagaagaattGCCCAGCAGAGACCCCGCCCCAGAACCCCCCAGCCACAGGCTTCAGCGGGTCCAGGACAAGGCTGGGAAGCCGCCTCGGGTCCGAGAAGAGCTGTGA
- the P3H3 gene encoding prolyl 3-hydroxylase 3 isoform X1, which yields MFRLLRWLPLLLLLPPPGSPEPPGLAPLSAGAPPQAPDLLYADGLRAYAAGAWAPAVALLREALRSRAALGRARRDCGARCAAEPGAALPAMLPASPGPDSGPGAARSAWEPLLLRAALRRAECLTQCGARRLGPGGAARLRVGSALQDAFRRREPYNYLQRAYYQLKKLDLAAAAAHTFFVANPTHLQMREDMAKYRRMSGVRPQSFRDLETPPYWQAAYDTGLELLGRQEAALALPWLEEALQESLAQVESCRAGCEGPEEQQKEEEEEGGTGSQGGLYEAIAGHWIGVVQCRQRCVEDTATRPGRSFPVPDFLPGQLRRLHEAHAQVGNLSQAVENVLSVLLFYPEDEAARKALDQYQAQLGEPRPALGPREDIQRFVLRSLGEKRQLYYAMEHLGASFKDPDPWTPAAFIPEALREKLREDREKRLWDHEPPQPKPLTHWKDVLLLEGVTLTQDARQLNGSERAVLDGLLTPAECGVLLQLAKDAAESGARSGYPAGRRSPHTPHERFEGLTVLKAAQLARAGAVGSQGAQLLLEVSERVRSLTQAYFSPDRPLHLSFTHLVCRSAIEGEQAQRMDLSHPVHADNCVLDPDTGECWREPPAYTYRDYSGLLYLNDDFQGGDLFFTEPNALTVTAQVRPRCGRLVAFSSGVENPHGVWAVTRGRRCTLALWHTWAPEHREQEWTEAKELLQEPEKEEGEELPSRDPAPEPPSHRLQRVQDKAGKPPRVREEL from the exons ATGTTCCGGCTCCTCCGGTGGCTGCCGCtcttgctgctgctgcctcccCCGGGGTCCCCCGAGCCCCCCGGCCTGGCCCCGCTGTCCGCGGGGGCGCCCCCCCAGGCCCCCGACTTGCTCTACGCCGACGGGCTGCGCGCCTACGCGGCGGGGGCCTGGGCGCCGGCGGTGGCCCTGCTGCGGGAGGCGCTGCGCAGCCGGGCGGCGCTGGGCCGCGCGCGGCGGGACTGCGGGGCGCGCTGCGCGGCCGAGCCGGGGGCCGCGCTCCCCGCCATGCTCCCCGCCTCCCCCGGGCCCGACTCCGGGCCGGGAGCGGCGCGGAGCGCCTGGGAGCCGCTGCTCCTCCGCGCCGCGCTCCGGCGCGCCGAGTGCCTGACCCAGTGCGGGGCGCGGAGGCTGGGTCCGGGGGGCGCGGCGCGGCTCCGAGTGGGGAGCGCGCTCCAGGACGCCTTCCGCCGCCGGGAGCCCTACAACTACCTGCAGAGGGCCTACTACCAG CTGAAGAAGTTGGACCTGGCAGCAGCCGCAGCGCACACCTTCTTTGTGGCCAACCCAACGCACCTTCAGATGCGAGAGGACATGGCTAAGTACAGACGGATGTCCGGGGTCCGGCCCCAGAGCTTCCGGGACCTGGAGACGCCCCCATACTGG CAGGCAGCCTATGACACCGGCCTGGAGCTGCTGGGGCGCCAGGAAGCAGCACTGGCACTGCCCTGGCTAGAGGAGGCCCTGCAGGAGAGCCTGGCCCAGGTGGAGAGCTGCCGGGCTGGCTGCGAGGGGCCTGAGgagcagcagaaggaagaagaggaggagggggggacCGGGAGCCAGGGAGGCCTGTATGAGGCCATCGCAG GGCACTGGATAGGGGTCGTGCAGTGCCGGCAGCGCTGTGTGGAGGACACGGCCACACGTCCTGGTCGCAGCTTCCCTGTCCCAGACTTCCTTCCCGGCCAGCTGAGGCGGCTGCACGAGGCCCATGCTCAGG TAGGGAATCTGTCCCAGGCTGTGGAAAATGTGCTGAGCGTCCTCCTCTTCTACCCGGAGGATGAGGCTGCCAGGAAAGCTCTGGACCAGTACCAGGCGCAGCTGGGAGAGCCGAGACCTGCCCTCGGGCCAAGAGAG GACATCCAGCGCTTCGTCCTTCGATCCCTGGGGGAGAAGAGACAGCTCTACTATGCCATGGAGCACCTGGGGGCCAGCTTCAAGGATCCC GATCCCTGGACCCCAGCAGCTTTCATCCCTGAGGCCCTTAGAGAAAAACTCAG AGAGGATCGGGAGAAGAGGCTGTGGGACCATGAGCCTCCACAGCCGAAGCCCTTGACTCACTGGAAGG ATGTCCTCCTCCTGGAGGGGGTAACCCTGACCCAGGACGCGAGGCAGCTGAATGGGTCGGAGCGAGCGGTGCTGGACGGGCTGCTCACCCCAGCCGAGTGCGGGGTGCTCCTGCAGCTGGCCAAG GACGCGGCTGAGTCTGGAGCCAGGTCCGGCTATCCGGCTGGCCGCCGCTCCCCACACACTCCCCACGAACGCTTCGAGGGGCTCACGGTGCTCAAGGCCGCCCAG CTGGCCCGGGCTGGGGCTGTGGGTAGTCAGGGCGCCCAGCTGCTTCTGGAGGTGAGCGAGCGCGTGCGGAGCCTGACACAGGCCTACTTCTCCCCGGACCGGCCCCTGCACCTCTCCTTCACCCACCTGGTGTGCCGTAGTGCCATAGAAG GAGAGCAGGCGCAGCGCATGGACCTGAGCCACCCGGTGCACGCAGACAACTGTGTCCTGGACCCTGACACCGGGGAGTGCTGGCGGGAGCCCCCGGCCTACACCTACCGAGACTACAG cggACTCCTCTACCTCAACGATGACTTCCAGGGCGGGGACCTGTTCTTCACAGAGCCCAACGCCCTCACCGTCACG GCGCAGGTCCGTCCTCGCTGCGGGCGCCTCGTGGCCTTCAGCTCCGGCGTGGAGAATCCCCACGGTGTGTGGGCCGTGACGCGGGGGCGGCGCTGCACCCTGGCGCTGTGGCACACGTGGGCCCCTGAGCACAGGGAGCAG GAGTGGACAGAAGCCAAAGAGCTACTGCAGGAaccagagaaggaggagggagaagaattGCCCAGCAGAGACCCCGCCCCAGAACCCCCCAGCCACAGGCTTCAGCGGGTCCAGGACAAGGCTGGGAAGCCGCCTCGGGTCCGAGAAGAGCTGTGA
- the P3H3 gene encoding prolyl 3-hydroxylase 3 isoform X2 — translation MFRLLRWLPLLLLLPPPGSPEPPGLAPLSAGAPPQAPDLLYADGLRAYAAGAWAPAVALLREALRSRAALGRARRDCGARCAAEPGAALPAMLPASPGPDSGPGAARSAWEPLLLRAALRRAECLTQCGARRLGPGGAARLRVGSALQDAFRRREPYNYLQRAYYQLKKLDLAAAAAHTFFVANPTHLQMREDMAKYRRMSGVRPQSFRDLETPPYWAAYDTGLELLGRQEAALALPWLEEALQESLAQVESCRAGCEGPEEQQKEEEEEGGTGSQGGLYEAIAGHWIGVVQCRQRCVEDTATRPGRSFPVPDFLPGQLRRLHEAHAQVGNLSQAVENVLSVLLFYPEDEAARKALDQYQAQLGEPRPALGPREDIQRFVLRSLGEKRQLYYAMEHLGASFKDPDPWTPAAFIPEALREKLREDREKRLWDHEPPQPKPLTHWKDVLLLEGVTLTQDARQLNGSERAVLDGLLTPAECGVLLQLAKDAAESGARSGYPAGRRSPHTPHERFEGLTVLKAAQLARAGAVGSQGAQLLLEVSERVRSLTQAYFSPDRPLHLSFTHLVCRSAIEGEQAQRMDLSHPVHADNCVLDPDTGECWREPPAYTYRDYSGLLYLNDDFQGGDLFFTEPNALTVTAQVRPRCGRLVAFSSGVENPHGVWAVTRGRRCTLALWHTWAPEHREQEWTEAKELLQEPEKEEGEELPSRDPAPEPPSHRLQRVQDKAGKPPRVREEL, via the exons ATGTTCCGGCTCCTCCGGTGGCTGCCGCtcttgctgctgctgcctcccCCGGGGTCCCCCGAGCCCCCCGGCCTGGCCCCGCTGTCCGCGGGGGCGCCCCCCCAGGCCCCCGACTTGCTCTACGCCGACGGGCTGCGCGCCTACGCGGCGGGGGCCTGGGCGCCGGCGGTGGCCCTGCTGCGGGAGGCGCTGCGCAGCCGGGCGGCGCTGGGCCGCGCGCGGCGGGACTGCGGGGCGCGCTGCGCGGCCGAGCCGGGGGCCGCGCTCCCCGCCATGCTCCCCGCCTCCCCCGGGCCCGACTCCGGGCCGGGAGCGGCGCGGAGCGCCTGGGAGCCGCTGCTCCTCCGCGCCGCGCTCCGGCGCGCCGAGTGCCTGACCCAGTGCGGGGCGCGGAGGCTGGGTCCGGGGGGCGCGGCGCGGCTCCGAGTGGGGAGCGCGCTCCAGGACGCCTTCCGCCGCCGGGAGCCCTACAACTACCTGCAGAGGGCCTACTACCAG CTGAAGAAGTTGGACCTGGCAGCAGCCGCAGCGCACACCTTCTTTGTGGCCAACCCAACGCACCTTCAGATGCGAGAGGACATGGCTAAGTACAGACGGATGTCCGGGGTCCGGCCCCAGAGCTTCCGGGACCTGGAGACGCCCCCATACTGG GCAGCCTATGACACCGGCCTGGAGCTGCTGGGGCGCCAGGAAGCAGCACTGGCACTGCCCTGGCTAGAGGAGGCCCTGCAGGAGAGCCTGGCCCAGGTGGAGAGCTGCCGGGCTGGCTGCGAGGGGCCTGAGgagcagcagaaggaagaagaggaggagggggggacCGGGAGCCAGGGAGGCCTGTATGAGGCCATCGCAG GGCACTGGATAGGGGTCGTGCAGTGCCGGCAGCGCTGTGTGGAGGACACGGCCACACGTCCTGGTCGCAGCTTCCCTGTCCCAGACTTCCTTCCCGGCCAGCTGAGGCGGCTGCACGAGGCCCATGCTCAGG TAGGGAATCTGTCCCAGGCTGTGGAAAATGTGCTGAGCGTCCTCCTCTTCTACCCGGAGGATGAGGCTGCCAGGAAAGCTCTGGACCAGTACCAGGCGCAGCTGGGAGAGCCGAGACCTGCCCTCGGGCCAAGAGAG GACATCCAGCGCTTCGTCCTTCGATCCCTGGGGGAGAAGAGACAGCTCTACTATGCCATGGAGCACCTGGGGGCCAGCTTCAAGGATCCC GATCCCTGGACCCCAGCAGCTTTCATCCCTGAGGCCCTTAGAGAAAAACTCAG AGAGGATCGGGAGAAGAGGCTGTGGGACCATGAGCCTCCACAGCCGAAGCCCTTGACTCACTGGAAGG ATGTCCTCCTCCTGGAGGGGGTAACCCTGACCCAGGACGCGAGGCAGCTGAATGGGTCGGAGCGAGCGGTGCTGGACGGGCTGCTCACCCCAGCCGAGTGCGGGGTGCTCCTGCAGCTGGCCAAG GACGCGGCTGAGTCTGGAGCCAGGTCCGGCTATCCGGCTGGCCGCCGCTCCCCACACACTCCCCACGAACGCTTCGAGGGGCTCACGGTGCTCAAGGCCGCCCAG CTGGCCCGGGCTGGGGCTGTGGGTAGTCAGGGCGCCCAGCTGCTTCTGGAGGTGAGCGAGCGCGTGCGGAGCCTGACACAGGCCTACTTCTCCCCGGACCGGCCCCTGCACCTCTCCTTCACCCACCTGGTGTGCCGTAGTGCCATAGAAG GAGAGCAGGCGCAGCGCATGGACCTGAGCCACCCGGTGCACGCAGACAACTGTGTCCTGGACCCTGACACCGGGGAGTGCTGGCGGGAGCCCCCGGCCTACACCTACCGAGACTACAG cggACTCCTCTACCTCAACGATGACTTCCAGGGCGGGGACCTGTTCTTCACAGAGCCCAACGCCCTCACCGTCACG GCGCAGGTCCGTCCTCGCTGCGGGCGCCTCGTGGCCTTCAGCTCCGGCGTGGAGAATCCCCACGGTGTGTGGGCCGTGACGCGGGGGCGGCGCTGCACCCTGGCGCTGTGGCACACGTGGGCCCCTGAGCACAGGGAGCAG GAGTGGACAGAAGCCAAAGAGCTACTGCAGGAaccagagaaggaggagggagaagaattGCCCAGCAGAGACCCCGCCCCAGAACCCCCCAGCCACAGGCTTCAGCGGGTCCAGGACAAGGCTGGGAAGCCGCCTCGGGTCCGAGAAGAGCTGTGA